The Benincasa hispida cultivar B227 chromosome 11, ASM972705v1, whole genome shotgun sequence genome has a segment encoding these proteins:
- the LOC120090245 gene encoding uncharacterized protein LOC120090245 isoform X2: MAYITNCSTCDVSSKALKLRASTFAPTLPSSFLRLSLDLNNYTRRRRLQSPKIHLPRSAAKVLAKDGVAQMAVTGMERERQSEKCGALRVGLICGGPSAERGISLNSARSVLDHIQGDDLQVSCYYIDSELNAYAISSAQVYSNTPADFDFKLKSLARGFLSLTEFAEHLSTSVDIVFPVIHGRFGEDGGIQELLETHNIPFVGTGSTQCSHAFDKYNASLELDRLGFITVPNFLVQAGGVSESELSKWFLSNQLDLSSGKVVVKPARAGSSIGVSVAYGVVDSLKKANEIISMEIDDKVLVEVFLEGGSEFTAIVLDVGSGSVCHPVVLLPTEVEIQSLGLADAGEKDAIFNYRRKYLPTQQVAYHTPPRFPIDVIETIREGASLLFKGLGLCDFARIDGWYLPNFSHESSCSMGKFGRTKSGTVVYTDINLISGMEQTSFLFQQASKVGFSHSNILRSIIYHACLRYPSLGSLDCMSGNTPRRSISSQRSQAYSSHESIRKVFVIFGGDTSERQVSLMSGTNVWLNLQAFDELEVTPCLLAPSIEQTSGVDLDKNEANLTFKTVWSLPYSLVLRHTTEEVLAACIEAIEPTRAALTSHLRELVVTDLEEGLKKHSWFSGFDIKDELPVRFSLEQWIKKAKEVDATVFIAVHGGIGEDGTLQSLLEAQGVPYTGPGVAASNICMDKVSTSLALNHLSEMGVLTIKKDERRKEYLLHIPILNVWHDLTCKLQCQSLCVKPARDGCSTGVARLCCADDLAVYVKALENCLVRIPSNSLSKAHGMIEMPKPPPELLIFEPFIETDEIIVSSKSTDESERLLWKGQSRWVEITVGVVGTRGSMHSLSPSVTVKESGDILSLEEKFQGGTGINLTPPPLSIISNESLEKCKQHIELIANALQLEGFSRIDAFVDVDSGKVLVIEVNTVPGMTPSTVLIHQVRVKIDWCMTREIHDLAIWTDYCFRI; this comes from the exons ATGGCATATATAACAAATTGTTCTACCTGCGACGTGTCAAGCAAGGCCCTCAAACTGAGAGCTTCAACTTTTGCTCCAACACTTCCCTCCAGCTTCCTCAGATTGTCTCTGGATTTGAATAATTATACTCGGCGTCGGCGGCTTCAGTCTCCGAAAATCCATCTCCCTCGCTCTGCTGCCAAGGTGCTAGCTAAGGACGGTGTAGCTCAAATGGCGGTGACAGGGATGGAGAGGGAGAGACAGAGTGAAAAATGTGGAGCGTTGAGAGTTGGGCTCATCTGTGGAGGTCCGTCTGCGGAACGTGGAATTTCTCTCAACTCCGCTAGATCAGTTCTTGATCACATACAG GGAGATGATTTGCAAGTGAGCTGTTACTACATCGATTCGGAGTTGAATGCATATGCAATATCTTCTGCTCAG GTCTATTCAAACACTCCAGCAGACTTTGATTTTAAGCTTAAAAG CCTTGCCCGCGGTTTCCTGTCTTTGACTGAGTTTGCTGAGCACCTTTCTACTTCTGTGGACATAGTATTCCCTGTTATACATGGTCGGTTTGGTGAAGATGGTGGAATCCAG GAACTATTGGAAACGCATAACATTCCGTTTGTTGGAACAGGTTCGACGCAGTGTTCACATGCCTTTGACAAG TATAACGCCTCCTTGGAGCTCGATAGACTTGGATTCATAACAGTGCCTAATTTTCTTGTACAG GCTGGTGGTGTAAGTGAATCTGAGCTATCAAAGTGGTTTTTGAGTAATCAGCTTGATCTTAGCTCAGGAAAAGTTGTG GTAAAACCAGCAAGAGCAGGATCAAGCATAGGTGTGTCAGTTGCATATGGAGTGGTGGATTCACTCAAGAAGGCTAATGAGATTATTTCAATG GAGATTGATGATAAAGTCCTCGTTGAAGTATTTCTTGAAGGAGGCAGTGAGTTCACTGCAATCGTCCTTGATGTGGGATCTGGTTCTGTTTGTCATCCTGTTGTACTACTACCAACAGAA gTCGAGATTCAATCACTTGGTTTGGCAGATGCGGGAGAAAAGGATGCAATTTTCAATTACAGGAGGAAATACCTCCCCACCCAGCAG GTCGCATATCATACTCCTCCTCGTTTTCCTATTGACGTGATAGAAACCATTCGTGAAGGAGCATCTTTACTCTTCAAAGGACTTGGTCTCTGTGATTTTGCTCGGATTGATGGGTGGTATTTGCCTAATTTCTCTCATGAATCTTCATGCTCCATGGGGAAGTTTGGAAGGACTAAATCTGGCACAGTAGTCTATACCGACATAAATTTG ATTAGTGGGATGGAACAAACCAGTTTTTTGTTTCAGCAAGCCTCAAAG GTTGGTTTTTCTCACTCAAATATTCTTCGGAGCATTATTTACCATGCTTGTTTGCGGTATCCCAGTCTAGGATCATTGGACTGTATGTCTGGGAATACGCCTAGAAGATCGATCTCCTCTCAACGTAGTCAAGCATATTCTAGCCATGAAAGCATTCGAaaagtttttgttatttttggaGGAGACACATCAGAACGTCAAGTATCTCTTATGAGTGGAACAAATGTTTGGCTTAATCTGCAAGCGTTCGATGAG CTTGAAGTAACTCCATGTTTACTGGCCCCATCTATCGAGCAAACATCTGGCGTGGATTTGGACAAAAATGAAGCCAACTTGACCTTCAAAACGGTTTGGTCATTGCC TTACTCACTTGTGCTAAGACACACCACGGAGGAAGTTCTTGCTGCATGCATTGAGGCCATTGAACCAACTCGCGCAGCATTAACATCTCATCTGCGAGAGCTAGTGGTGACtgatcttgaagaaggtctgaAGAAGCATAGTTGGTTTTCAGGATTTGATATCAAAGATGAATTGCCTGTGAGATTTTCCTTGGAGCAGTGGATCAAGAAAGCGAAGGAAGTTGATGCAACGGTTTTTATAGCAG TGCATGGAGGCATTGGTGAAGATGGCACGCTTCAATCCTTGTTGGAGGCCCAAGGAGTTCCTTATACAG GTCCCGGAGTGGCAGCCTCTAACATATGCATGGACAAAGTATCAACTTCGTTGGCCCTAAACCAT CTTTCAGAAATGGGTGTACTTACCATTAAAAAGGATGAGAGGAGGAAAGAATATCTCTTGCATATCCCTATATTAAATGTATGGCATGACTTAACCTGCAAGCTTCAGTGTCAGTCGTTATGTGTTAAACCAGCTAGAGATGGTTGCTCGACCGGGGTTGCAAGACTATG CTGTGCTGATGACCTTGCAGTTTATGTGAAAGCATTGGAGAACTGCCTCGTCAGAATTCCTTCTAATAGTTTGTCAAAG gCACATGGCATGATTGAGATGCCAAAACCACCTCCAGAACTCTTGATTTTTGAACCTTTTATCGAGACCGATGAGATAATTGTTTCATCCAAATCTACTGATGAGTCTGAAAGACTTTTGTGGAAAGGACAAAGTAGATGGGTGGAAATTACTGTAGGTGTTGTGGGAACACGTGGATCAATGCACTCATTGAGTCCTAGCGTCACCGTCAAGGAAAGTGGGGATATTTTATCTCTCGAGGAGAAATTCCAAG GTGGGACTGGCATCAATTTAACTCCACCACCATTATCGATTATTAG TAATGAGTCGCTGGAGAAGTGTAAACAACATATTGAACTGATTGCAAACGCACTACAGCTGGAAGGATTTTCCCGAATTGATGCATTTGTAGATGTTGATAGTGGAAAG GTCTTAGTCATTGAAGTTAATACAGTCCCTGGAATGACACCTTCCACAGTTCTCATCCACCAG
- the LOC120090245 gene encoding uncharacterized protein LOC120090245 isoform X1, with amino-acid sequence MAYITNCSTCDVSSKALKLRASTFAPTLPSSFLRLSLDLNNYTRRRRLQSPKIHLPRSAAKVLAKDGVAQMAVTGMERERQSEKCGALRVGLICGGPSAERGISLNSARSVLDHIQGDDLQVSCYYIDSELNAYAISSAQVYSNTPADFDFKLKSLARGFLSLTEFAEHLSTSVDIVFPVIHGRFGEDGGIQELLETHNIPFVGTGSTQCSHAFDKYNASLELDRLGFITVPNFLVQAGGVSESELSKWFLSNQLDLSSGKVVVKPARAGSSIGVSVAYGVVDSLKKANEIISMEIDDKVLVEVFLEGGSEFTAIVLDVGSGSVCHPVVLLPTEVEIQSLGLADAGEKDAIFNYRRKYLPTQQVAYHTPPRFPIDVIETIREGASLLFKGLGLCDFARIDGWYLPNFSHESSCSMGKFGRTKSGTVVYTDINLISGMEQTSFLFQQASKVGFSHSNILRSIIYHACLRYPSLGSLDCMSGNTPRRSISSQRSQAYSSHESIRKVFVIFGGDTSERQVSLMSGTNVWLNLQAFDELEVTPCLLAPSIEQTSGVDLDKNEANLTFKTVWSLPYSLVLRHTTEEVLAACIEAIEPTRAALTSHLRELVVTDLEEGLKKHSWFSGFDIKDELPVRFSLEQWIKKAKEVDATVFIAVHGGIGEDGTLQSLLEAQGVPYTGPGVAASNICMDKVSTSLALNHLSEMGVLTIKKDERRKEYLLHIPILNVWHDLTCKLQCQSLCVKPARDGCSTGVARLCCADDLAVYVKALENCLVRIPSNSLSKAHGMIEMPKPPPELLIFEPFIETDEIIVSSKSTDESERLLWKGQSRWVEITVGVVGTRGSMHSLSPSVTVKESGDILSLEEKFQGGTGINLTPPPLSIISNESLEKCKQHIELIANALQLEGFSRIDAFVDVDSGKVLVIEVNTVPGMTPSTVLIHQALAETPPVYPHQFFRRLLDLALERST; translated from the exons ATGGCATATATAACAAATTGTTCTACCTGCGACGTGTCAAGCAAGGCCCTCAAACTGAGAGCTTCAACTTTTGCTCCAACACTTCCCTCCAGCTTCCTCAGATTGTCTCTGGATTTGAATAATTATACTCGGCGTCGGCGGCTTCAGTCTCCGAAAATCCATCTCCCTCGCTCTGCTGCCAAGGTGCTAGCTAAGGACGGTGTAGCTCAAATGGCGGTGACAGGGATGGAGAGGGAGAGACAGAGTGAAAAATGTGGAGCGTTGAGAGTTGGGCTCATCTGTGGAGGTCCGTCTGCGGAACGTGGAATTTCTCTCAACTCCGCTAGATCAGTTCTTGATCACATACAG GGAGATGATTTGCAAGTGAGCTGTTACTACATCGATTCGGAGTTGAATGCATATGCAATATCTTCTGCTCAG GTCTATTCAAACACTCCAGCAGACTTTGATTTTAAGCTTAAAAG CCTTGCCCGCGGTTTCCTGTCTTTGACTGAGTTTGCTGAGCACCTTTCTACTTCTGTGGACATAGTATTCCCTGTTATACATGGTCGGTTTGGTGAAGATGGTGGAATCCAG GAACTATTGGAAACGCATAACATTCCGTTTGTTGGAACAGGTTCGACGCAGTGTTCACATGCCTTTGACAAG TATAACGCCTCCTTGGAGCTCGATAGACTTGGATTCATAACAGTGCCTAATTTTCTTGTACAG GCTGGTGGTGTAAGTGAATCTGAGCTATCAAAGTGGTTTTTGAGTAATCAGCTTGATCTTAGCTCAGGAAAAGTTGTG GTAAAACCAGCAAGAGCAGGATCAAGCATAGGTGTGTCAGTTGCATATGGAGTGGTGGATTCACTCAAGAAGGCTAATGAGATTATTTCAATG GAGATTGATGATAAAGTCCTCGTTGAAGTATTTCTTGAAGGAGGCAGTGAGTTCACTGCAATCGTCCTTGATGTGGGATCTGGTTCTGTTTGTCATCCTGTTGTACTACTACCAACAGAA gTCGAGATTCAATCACTTGGTTTGGCAGATGCGGGAGAAAAGGATGCAATTTTCAATTACAGGAGGAAATACCTCCCCACCCAGCAG GTCGCATATCATACTCCTCCTCGTTTTCCTATTGACGTGATAGAAACCATTCGTGAAGGAGCATCTTTACTCTTCAAAGGACTTGGTCTCTGTGATTTTGCTCGGATTGATGGGTGGTATTTGCCTAATTTCTCTCATGAATCTTCATGCTCCATGGGGAAGTTTGGAAGGACTAAATCTGGCACAGTAGTCTATACCGACATAAATTTG ATTAGTGGGATGGAACAAACCAGTTTTTTGTTTCAGCAAGCCTCAAAG GTTGGTTTTTCTCACTCAAATATTCTTCGGAGCATTATTTACCATGCTTGTTTGCGGTATCCCAGTCTAGGATCATTGGACTGTATGTCTGGGAATACGCCTAGAAGATCGATCTCCTCTCAACGTAGTCAAGCATATTCTAGCCATGAAAGCATTCGAaaagtttttgttatttttggaGGAGACACATCAGAACGTCAAGTATCTCTTATGAGTGGAACAAATGTTTGGCTTAATCTGCAAGCGTTCGATGAG CTTGAAGTAACTCCATGTTTACTGGCCCCATCTATCGAGCAAACATCTGGCGTGGATTTGGACAAAAATGAAGCCAACTTGACCTTCAAAACGGTTTGGTCATTGCC TTACTCACTTGTGCTAAGACACACCACGGAGGAAGTTCTTGCTGCATGCATTGAGGCCATTGAACCAACTCGCGCAGCATTAACATCTCATCTGCGAGAGCTAGTGGTGACtgatcttgaagaaggtctgaAGAAGCATAGTTGGTTTTCAGGATTTGATATCAAAGATGAATTGCCTGTGAGATTTTCCTTGGAGCAGTGGATCAAGAAAGCGAAGGAAGTTGATGCAACGGTTTTTATAGCAG TGCATGGAGGCATTGGTGAAGATGGCACGCTTCAATCCTTGTTGGAGGCCCAAGGAGTTCCTTATACAG GTCCCGGAGTGGCAGCCTCTAACATATGCATGGACAAAGTATCAACTTCGTTGGCCCTAAACCAT CTTTCAGAAATGGGTGTACTTACCATTAAAAAGGATGAGAGGAGGAAAGAATATCTCTTGCATATCCCTATATTAAATGTATGGCATGACTTAACCTGCAAGCTTCAGTGTCAGTCGTTATGTGTTAAACCAGCTAGAGATGGTTGCTCGACCGGGGTTGCAAGACTATG CTGTGCTGATGACCTTGCAGTTTATGTGAAAGCATTGGAGAACTGCCTCGTCAGAATTCCTTCTAATAGTTTGTCAAAG gCACATGGCATGATTGAGATGCCAAAACCACCTCCAGAACTCTTGATTTTTGAACCTTTTATCGAGACCGATGAGATAATTGTTTCATCCAAATCTACTGATGAGTCTGAAAGACTTTTGTGGAAAGGACAAAGTAGATGGGTGGAAATTACTGTAGGTGTTGTGGGAACACGTGGATCAATGCACTCATTGAGTCCTAGCGTCACCGTCAAGGAAAGTGGGGATATTTTATCTCTCGAGGAGAAATTCCAAG GTGGGACTGGCATCAATTTAACTCCACCACCATTATCGATTATTAG TAATGAGTCGCTGGAGAAGTGTAAACAACATATTGAACTGATTGCAAACGCACTACAGCTGGAAGGATTTTCCCGAATTGATGCATTTGTAGATGTTGATAGTGGAAAG GTCTTAGTCATTGAAGTTAATACAGTCCCTGGAATGACACCTTCCACAGTTCTCATCCACCAG GCACTTGCAGAGACACCACCTGTATACCCCCACCAGTTCTTTCGCAGATTGCTTGATTTGGCATTGGAGAGGTCAACATAA